In one window of Photorhabdus laumondii subsp. laumondii DNA:
- a CDS encoding DUF459 domain-containing protein — protein MPISEFKSNLKTAGQVIFIVILTSLLLIWLNHRSLDRFWQQEYHRQSLWATLQGHPLWDFGDNLEQGVLAAGEAFLSHTTSNNSNNHQETLQKTDITLPADFQIGLKLLSGYPSPVTNLPATFPELLQKSPHTHPVNSPIPHDLRNNVSPSTVIAKTNVTLTAKDKVLFAGDSMMQGIAPHLKRRLYQDYSISSINLSKQSTGLAYPSFFNWPETINKTLEANHDIKLVVIFLGPNDPWDMPPKHGNIYLKFASPDWENLYRQRIEMVLTEARNHGADIIWVAPPNMRQKKLSANMKYLRSLYQSEVTKAGEIYVSVNDIFKYHANDYSDYVGDNSNKIKLRSGDGIHFSLKGQQTISDNIFSLIKFIQEPAKQNENS, from the coding sequence ATGCCAATTTCTGAATTCAAATCTAATTTAAAAACGGCTGGGCAAGTCATTTTTATCGTAATATTAACTAGCCTACTGTTAATTTGGCTAAATCATCGTTCACTGGATAGATTCTGGCAACAGGAATATCACCGGCAAAGTCTTTGGGCGACTTTGCAAGGTCATCCGCTCTGGGATTTCGGTGATAACCTGGAACAAGGTGTACTCGCTGCGGGGGAAGCTTTCCTGTCACATACTACCAGCAATAACAGTAACAACCATCAGGAAACTCTCCAGAAAACTGATATCACACTGCCTGCGGATTTTCAGATTGGACTCAAGCTTCTGAGTGGTTATCCCTCTCCTGTTACAAATCTGCCTGCAACTTTCCCTGAGTTATTACAAAAATCGCCCCATACTCATCCTGTTAATTCACCAATACCCCATGATTTAAGGAATAATGTTTCCCCCAGTACGGTTATCGCTAAAACTAACGTGACACTGACAGCCAAAGATAAGGTGCTGTTTGCTGGAGATTCAATGATGCAGGGTATCGCCCCCCATCTGAAACGTCGGCTCTACCAGGATTACAGTATTTCAAGTATTAATCTCAGCAAACAAAGTACTGGACTTGCTTATCCCAGTTTTTTTAATTGGCCGGAAACTATCAATAAAACACTGGAAGCCAACCATGATATCAAGCTGGTTGTTATTTTTTTGGGGCCAAATGATCCCTGGGATATGCCACCAAAACATGGAAACATCTACCTGAAATTTGCCAGTCCTGATTGGGAAAACCTCTATCGCCAACGTATCGAAATGGTCCTTACCGAAGCACGTAACCACGGTGCTGATATTATCTGGGTTGCTCCTCCCAATATGCGACAGAAAAAACTTTCTGCCAACATGAAATATCTGAGATCCTTGTATCAATCAGAAGTCACGAAAGCCGGAGAAATCTATGTTTCTGTTAATGATATTTTCAAATATCATGCAAATGATTATTCCGATTATGTCGGCGACAATAGTAACAAAATTAAACTCAGAAGCGGTGATGGTATACACTTTAGCCTGAAAGGCCAGCAAACTATCTCAGATAACATATTTTCATTGATTAAATTTATTCAGGAACCCGCTAAACAAAATGAAAATAGTTAA
- a CDS encoding fimbrial biogenesis chaperone, with amino-acid sequence MKKLFLTILLGITTLSAHANIVINTTRVIYPASNKEVSVQLLNAGDQPSLVQSWIDDGDPNSTPETAKVPFLLTPPVVKIDGNNGQQLRIKYISNNLPTDRESLFYLNVLDIPPVAENISDKNVMQIAIRTRIKFFYRPDKLSILPKQIQQHIVLKREGSQLKLENASPYFMSIVGLKSSDTQPNLLNEGTIIKPFSSHSFSTNEKVKVGDKLTLAIVDDFGAINKLTLPLQ; translated from the coding sequence ATGAAGAAATTATTTTTAACTATATTATTAGGGATAACGACTTTATCTGCTCATGCTAACATCGTTATTAACACAACACGTGTTATTTACCCAGCCAGTAATAAAGAGGTATCAGTTCAATTATTAAATGCAGGGGATCAACCCTCTCTGGTACAATCCTGGATAGATGATGGCGATCCTAATTCAACACCTGAAACAGCTAAAGTCCCCTTTTTACTCACCCCTCCAGTCGTCAAAATTGATGGCAATAACGGGCAACAATTAAGAATTAAATACATCAGTAACAATCTACCCACGGATCGTGAATCGCTGTTTTATTTAAATGTTCTGGATATTCCTCCCGTTGCAGAAAATATTAGTGATAAAAACGTTATGCAAATCGCAATTCGTACCCGGATCAAATTTTTCTACCGGCCTGATAAGCTTTCTATCTTACCTAAACAGATCCAACAACATATTGTATTAAAACGTGAGGGTAGCCAACTAAAATTGGAAAATGCATCACCCTATTTCATGAGTATTGTCGGCCTTAAATCTTCTGACACTCAACCTAACTTACTCAATGAAGGAACAATTATAAAACCGTTCTCTTCTCATTCATTCAGTACCAATGAAAAAGTAAAAGTTGGAGACAAATTAACTCTGGCTATTGTTGATGATTTTGGTGCTATAAATAAATTAACTTTACCACTTCAATAG
- a CDS encoding protein bax, which yields MPSQTTMRTTAIFAFFISLLFSAFSHASTSTAKSIEYSHNDMQSNLPDLRKYPSGTLRKKAFLNVVVPVIDQHNQQIMQERKWLLEHQNDKLWSIQGIKRLQQICKNYNVSCSSSPKKINWNKLLSRVDIIPTHFVATQAATESGWGTSKLAQQNNNLFGMRCGNNCKKTQGKIKGYSAYPTINDSVKAYMRNMNTHNAYESLRASRAKQRSLQESLNTSKLIDNLEGYSQLGSTYNNYLHKVFNSNKGLITQAQKLAKNDHD from the coding sequence ATGCCCTCTCAAACAACGATGAGGACAACTGCCATCTTCGCTTTCTTTATCTCACTATTGTTTTCCGCTTTTAGTCATGCTTCAACTAGCACAGCTAAAAGCATAGAGTATTCTCACAATGACATGCAAAGCAATTTGCCAGATTTGCGAAAATACCCTTCGGGCACCCTACGTAAGAAAGCGTTTTTAAATGTTGTTGTCCCCGTGATTGATCAACACAATCAACAAATTATGCAGGAACGGAAATGGCTACTGGAACACCAAAATGACAAGCTTTGGTCTATACAGGGTATCAAACGCCTGCAACAAATTTGTAAAAACTACAACGTGAGCTGTAGCAGCTCGCCTAAAAAAATTAACTGGAACAAGCTACTAAGTCGTGTTGACATCATCCCAACCCATTTTGTTGCCACTCAGGCCGCAACAGAATCTGGTTGGGGAACATCTAAGCTTGCACAACAGAATAACAACTTATTTGGTATGCGTTGCGGTAACAACTGTAAGAAAACCCAAGGTAAAATAAAAGGTTATTCCGCCTATCCGACTATCAATGATTCGGTCAAAGCCTATATGAGAAATATGAACACCCATAACGCTTATGAATCATTGCGTGCTTCACGCGCCAAGCAGAGAAGCCTTCAGGAATCACTCAATACCAGCAAATTGATTGATAATCTTGAAGGATATTCACAATTGGGTTCGACTTACAACAACTACCTGCACAAAGTATTTAACAGCAATAAAGGGCTTATTACTCAGGCGCAGAAGTTAGCTAAAAACGATCACGACTAA
- a CDS encoding SGNH/GDSL hydrolase family protein, whose protein sequence is MKIVKQLRRRYQAASISLVITLSLSLISCHKQKPGPLPTQQSAKEGQQLIDFGEPNLALLADKLHNSRHNQLHFVQIGDSHTAADFFTGKLRSLLQQRFGNAGIGFVSPINVPGQRNAMVSMTDNKQQWKLTTSRKDNRPDFPIGGTIAEPNSQISQLILRLFAPSHDRYQLKTLYQASDDAQILVQSATKRILKLPATHDHWQFSTEESVTFPVNIMAIQNNQLKLGGWFINRKQPGVMLSALGINGATINMMDKWQPEWIDTLVQMHPDMMILAYGTNEAFNHSLDLPSYRQQLETKIKQIRNQLPQTVILIIGPGDSLKNNQFTSCIAQQSTMLDNIIHIQQKVAQDQHTLFWNWRAYMGGKCSIRRWAQQDLARPDYVHLSAAGYERSAEALYQQLIDALGQ, encoded by the coding sequence ATGAAAATAGTTAAACAACTTCGTCGGCGATACCAAGCTGCTAGCATTAGTCTGGTCATCACACTCTCTTTAAGTTTGATATCGTGCCATAAACAAAAGCCAGGGCCGTTGCCAACACAACAGTCTGCAAAAGAGGGCCAACAGCTAATAGACTTTGGTGAACCGAATTTAGCTTTACTGGCGGATAAACTTCACAACAGCCGCCATAATCAACTGCATTTTGTTCAGATAGGAGATTCCCATACTGCCGCTGACTTTTTTACCGGCAAGCTCCGCTCTTTATTGCAACAACGTTTTGGCAATGCAGGGATTGGTTTTGTTAGCCCAATTAATGTACCTGGTCAACGTAACGCTATGGTCAGTATGACCGATAATAAGCAGCAATGGAAACTCACCACCAGCCGCAAAGATAATCGGCCTGATTTTCCTATCGGCGGTACAATTGCAGAGCCCAATAGCCAAATAAGTCAATTAATTCTAAGACTGTTTGCACCATCCCATGATCGCTATCAACTCAAAACGTTATACCAAGCATCGGATGATGCTCAGATTCTGGTACAATCTGCAACCAAACGAATACTGAAATTACCGGCAACCCACGATCACTGGCAATTTTCTACTGAAGAATCAGTGACATTCCCAGTTAATATTATGGCGATACAAAATAATCAGTTAAAATTAGGCGGCTGGTTTATTAATCGTAAACAACCAGGTGTTATGTTATCCGCCTTGGGTATCAATGGTGCGACTATTAATATGATGGATAAGTGGCAGCCCGAATGGATTGATACATTAGTTCAAATGCATCCTGATATGATGATCCTCGCTTATGGCACAAATGAGGCATTTAATCATTCGCTGGACTTACCAAGCTATCGCCAGCAACTGGAAACTAAGATAAAGCAGATTCGTAATCAGTTACCACAAACAGTTATCCTTATCATTGGGCCGGGTGATTCTTTGAAAAACAACCAATTTACAAGTTGTATAGCACAACAATCAACAATGTTGGATAATATCATCCATATTCAACAAAAAGTCGCTCAAGATCAGCACACACTATTCTGGAACTGGCGTGCATATATGGGTGGAAAATGCTCAATTAGGCGCTGGGCGCAACAAGATCTTGCTCGTCCTGATTATGTTCACCTTTCAGCCGCAGGTTATGAGCGCAGTGCTGAAGCTTTATATCAACAGTTAATAGATGCTCTCGGTCAATAA
- a CDS encoding MBOAT family O-acyltransferase, giving the protein MNFFSFEFLGSFVAFFLLYWMLQKHAKTQNYLLIIASYLFVFSFNPLFTSILFGYTLFIYLLTNVASKFLSNRITFTILTIGILGCFTLFKYYSFFQESLQQAFAKFGLSIDLPVLTLLVPLGLSFYAFHSVSYVVAVARKEIPKASFPDVALYLCFFPSIVAGPINRAKDFLPQIQISSRVIIEPSRAILLITLAITKLFLFSSYLSENYVNPVFDDPVSYNAGQILVSIYAYAWHIYFNFSGYTNLVTGLALLLGFRVPENFNAPYLAENLQAFWHRWHISLSEFIRDYVYIPLGGNKKGFLRKNLNLFVAMVISGLWHGAGINFIIWGAIHGLGLIILNVKYQLFPPIDKKNQNIPQNPVISFLSRIITFHFICLAWVFFRCPTLDDALILLNQLISSNLFHSIIANSGLLLMFWGLFIIYPWLINLKIMVEKMYSQISWICYPIPLAIILTLVFMISPQGIPGFIYANF; this is encoded by the coding sequence ATGAATTTCTTTTCTTTTGAGTTTCTTGGTTCCTTTGTTGCTTTCTTTCTCTTGTATTGGATGCTACAAAAACATGCGAAAACACAAAACTACCTGCTGATAATCGCAAGTTATCTGTTTGTCTTTTCCTTTAATCCGCTTTTCACCAGCATCCTATTTGGCTATACGCTATTTATTTATCTTTTAACAAACGTAGCCAGCAAATTTCTATCCAACCGCATCACGTTTACTATCCTGACAATAGGTATTTTGGGGTGTTTTACTCTATTCAAATATTATTCTTTCTTTCAAGAAAGTCTCCAACAAGCGTTTGCCAAATTTGGTTTGTCCATAGATTTACCCGTACTAACACTACTCGTCCCTCTGGGTTTATCTTTTTATGCATTTCATTCCGTCAGCTATGTCGTTGCTGTCGCCAGAAAAGAAATACCCAAAGCATCATTTCCTGATGTCGCTTTATATCTATGCTTTTTTCCGAGTATTGTTGCCGGACCAATAAACCGAGCTAAAGATTTTCTGCCTCAAATCCAGATATCATCAAGAGTGATCATTGAACCATCAAGAGCCATATTATTGATTACATTGGCGATAACCAAACTATTTTTGTTCAGCTCTTATTTATCCGAAAATTATGTTAATCCGGTTTTTGATGATCCTGTCAGCTACAATGCAGGGCAAATCTTGGTTAGTATTTATGCCTATGCTTGGCATATCTATTTTAATTTTTCTGGTTATACCAATCTTGTTACTGGATTAGCACTACTCCTTGGATTCAGAGTACCTGAAAACTTCAATGCCCCTTATCTGGCTGAAAACTTACAAGCCTTCTGGCACCGTTGGCATATCAGTTTATCTGAATTTATCCGTGATTATGTCTATATTCCTCTTGGTGGTAATAAGAAAGGATTTTTACGTAAAAATCTTAATTTGTTTGTCGCTATGGTAATCTCTGGGTTATGGCATGGAGCCGGAATTAATTTCATTATCTGGGGAGCTATTCATGGATTGGGATTAATCATCCTCAATGTTAAATACCAGTTATTTCCTCCAATAGACAAAAAAAATCAAAACATTCCCCAAAACCCAGTCATCTCATTTCTATCCAGAATCATTACTTTCCACTTTATCTGTCTGGCATGGGTTTTCTTCCGTTGTCCTACTCTAGATGATGCACTAATATTATTAAATCAATTGATATCATCAAATTTATTTCACTCGATAATAGCCAATAGTGGGTTGTTACTGATGTTCTGGGGACTCTTTATTATTTATCCGTGGCTGATTAATCTAAAAATAATGGTTGAGAAAATGTATTCTCAGATTTCATGGATATGCTACCCAATACCATTAGCAATTATTCTGACTTTGGTATTTATGATTTCACCACAAGGAATACCAGGATTCATTTATGCCAATTTCTGA
- a CDS encoding GNAT family N-acetyltransferase: MIFPKKYPLSTIKRLISGWKECSFERYQQAYSLYGGGISTHPDIVRFLNEKFGNSFIFYVKENPQIENVIEGAYFTCKDHHLAASHQKDYYFFSYDEILFPIAKHLKTIIPRKSKTISPLHKENFVNIYYGRLNKRTICLAKEDFSYKTRRNRSNEINKFKRAGGEIHQIDDFTCQEFVDIYTTLYEKRWGKKHSEEEKGKLTELYTELKQHLYGCVLTINGTPAAYDLVIKSDSPQWVSFDAVNGGYDPEYANLSLGSIVMWLNIQNASTLCQQNQKTMRYSIGKPTFAYKDRWCHRHQLARTLF, translated from the coding sequence ATGATTTTTCCAAAAAAGTATCCTCTCAGCACGATAAAAAGGCTCATCTCCGGCTGGAAAGAATGTAGTTTCGAACGTTACCAACAAGCGTATTCTCTCTATGGTGGTGGAATATCTACTCATCCAGATATTGTACGTTTTTTAAATGAAAAATTTGGCAATAGTTTTATCTTTTACGTCAAAGAAAATCCACAAATAGAAAACGTTATCGAAGGGGCATACTTTACATGTAAAGATCATCATCTGGCAGCAAGTCACCAAAAGGACTACTATTTTTTCAGTTACGATGAAATTCTCTTCCCTATTGCCAAACATCTAAAAACTATTATCCCTAGGAAGTCAAAAACCATATCACCTCTGCACAAAGAAAACTTCGTCAACATCTATTATGGCCGATTAAACAAGCGAACAATATGCCTTGCTAAAGAAGATTTTTCTTATAAAACAAGAAGAAATCGGAGTAATGAAATTAATAAATTTAAGCGTGCAGGCGGAGAAATACATCAAATTGATGACTTCACCTGCCAAGAATTTGTTGATATTTATACCACACTGTACGAAAAACGGTGGGGAAAAAAACACAGTGAAGAAGAAAAAGGAAAATTAACCGAACTATACACTGAACTCAAACAGCATCTGTACGGATGTGTATTAACTATCAATGGAACCCCAGCCGCCTACGATTTAGTTATAAAATCAGACAGCCCTCAATGGGTTTCATTCGATGCAGTAAACGGTGGATACGATCCTGAATACGCTAATCTCAGCCTTGGAAGCATTGTCATGTGGTTAAATATTCAAAATGCTTCAACGCTCTGTCAGCAGAATCAAAAAACGATGCGCTATTCTATTGGTAAACCTACTTTCGCCTATAAAGATCGCTGGTGCCATCGTCACCAGTTAGCAAGAACACTATTTTAA
- a CDS encoding fimbrial protein yields the protein MKLKPSYLKPLYLAAIISLSSGIAYADCQPKYAIPAPAILVDMTDHLTLNSNATWILNTQYSGYFTCTRNSLWKQNSVANGSPFTKNKVVLGFNGGKNYAEVTITNLSPGNSINLGNSNDTYPASKLQAQFTLNVKLLSGRPGGSNIHVFSGNSATLKTAVIAMDTTNLGLLDAILRFATDFLTFILTWEWPTHSEDIYYQPVTMIFNHRDTTCHFLNAGLTVNLPKVNRIRLLNGADKGETPFTLNFECKYLQNGKTSRSVKAYLSSNNLLPNDNRTLIDSKAGAAKGVGIRVSQTSDSTPITFSASQSSSQGATLLFSKNSGNVIDKHFTIDLNAYYHVYDPQNIIAGELKATSVLNFEYN from the coding sequence ATGAAACTTAAACCATCATATCTTAAGCCATTGTATCTGGCGGCCATAATCAGTTTGAGCAGTGGCATAGCCTATGCCGATTGCCAACCCAAATATGCAATACCGGCACCGGCAATCCTGGTTGATATGACAGATCATCTCACTCTGAACAGTAATGCAACCTGGATACTCAACACCCAATATTCTGGCTATTTTACATGCACAAGAAATTCACTATGGAAACAAAACTCGGTTGCTAACGGTTCGCCTTTTACCAAAAACAAAGTTGTTTTAGGATTCAATGGTGGCAAAAATTATGCCGAAGTGACTATCACGAATCTTTCTCCTGGCAACAGTATTAATCTGGGAAACAGTAACGACACATACCCTGCCAGCAAATTGCAAGCCCAATTTACACTTAATGTAAAGCTACTGAGTGGCAGACCCGGTGGTAGTAATATTCACGTCTTTTCCGGCAATTCTGCAACATTAAAAACGGCTGTAATTGCGATGGATACCACCAACTTAGGACTCCTTGATGCCATTCTCCGTTTCGCTACCGATTTCCTGACTTTTATTCTTACTTGGGAGTGGCCGACACATTCTGAAGATATCTATTATCAACCCGTCACGATGATTTTTAATCACAGAGATACAACTTGTCACTTCTTAAATGCGGGGTTAACAGTGAATCTACCAAAAGTCAACCGCATTAGATTGCTTAACGGGGCAGATAAAGGAGAAACGCCTTTTACCCTCAACTTTGAATGCAAATATCTCCAAAACGGTAAAACTTCACGCTCAGTTAAAGCTTACCTGAGCAGTAATAATCTGCTACCAAATGACAATCGAACTTTAATTGATAGCAAAGCAGGTGCCGCTAAAGGTGTTGGTATCCGTGTTTCTCAGACAAGTGATTCAACGCCGATAACTTTCAGTGCTTCGCAATCCTCATCCCAAGGTGCAACACTACTATTCAGTAAAAACTCCGGTAATGTCATCGATAAACACTTTACCATCGACCTTAATGCTTACTACCACGTTTATGATCCCCAAAACATCATAGCAGGGGAACTGAAAGCAACTTCTGTACTGAACTTTGAATACAATTAA
- a CDS encoding fimbrial protein, with the protein MNKLALSTTAALIFATGSAVAANDAAGGTLHFSGAVTDATCTINGGASANLSIILEPISVTQAGQKEGLIDFGKKAFSLEFSNCQSKAVGFDPATSMLKIQFSSSHTISNDAKYLVNQELNANGKPKNVGIAIVKHAEENNPIMLNKAFDTGIKGSETIPEVVDFYAKYYKVGAGDADHGKIVTMVTYHVTYL; encoded by the coding sequence ATGAATAAACTAGCGTTATCAACCACCGCTGCGCTTATTTTTGCTACGGGTTCTGCTGTTGCAGCCAATGATGCTGCCGGCGGTACATTACATTTCTCTGGTGCAGTCACTGATGCCACTTGTACTATTAATGGTGGTGCTTCAGCTAATCTGTCGATTATATTGGAACCGATCTCAGTCACTCAAGCCGGACAAAAAGAAGGCTTAATTGATTTTGGTAAGAAAGCATTTTCACTAGAATTTTCTAACTGCCAGTCCAAAGCCGTTGGTTTTGATCCAGCAACCTCTATGTTGAAAATCCAGTTCTCATCATCACATACTATTTCTAACGATGCTAAGTACCTGGTTAACCAAGAACTTAATGCAAATGGTAAGCCGAAAAACGTAGGTATCGCGATTGTTAAACACGCCGAAGAAAATAACCCTATTATGCTGAATAAAGCGTTTGATACAGGAATCAAAGGCTCTGAGACAATACCTGAAGTTGTCGATTTCTATGCGAAATATTACAAAGTAGGCGCTGGTGATGCAGATCACGGTAAAATAGTAACAATGGTTACTTATCACGTTACTTATTTATAA
- a CDS encoding fimbria/pilus outer membrane usher protein, which translates to MIRQKISPLALIISTLLYTDCLCYATTFNTDFLVGESAKADLSRFYSTSELPAGRYGIDIYLNNDWKGRFDINIQNDGKDIYLLNEDLPRLGIKIDKNQLPESNLSKDEILLTKIIHEGTANLDVPKLSLHLVVPQAYIKNELKGYIDPAFWDRGIPGAMLSYNANYYHTQNRNKQNRDREDEDNAYVSLNSGLNLFGWQLRDQSSYHYTRSNGDKWSNNTRYLQRGISSINSEFRIGDSYTSSDLFDSFRFRGINLKTDMRMYPDAWQGFSPIVRGVAQTNALVKITQNNVVIYQGNVPPGPFAIDTILPTGSGSDLLVAVTEADGRTNSFTVPFSSVPNMMKEGLGKYDISAGKTHIANSRYKPNFFQASYQYGFNNVLTGYTGTIISKDYYSLLLGSGFNLPIGAVSIDVSQSSAKFDNSPTMKGQSYKLAYSRYIPQTKTNFSLAAYRYSTKNYLTLIDAIDLHDWISNGYNQQYYSHQKNTFNINLNQNLGSRAGSLFLSGTFRNYWGTQNKSREYQMGYSNSLGKINYSLTASRVRYNINETESKEEQRYYLMLSVPFELFGYPAYLTNNVSINESHYDNSNLGLSGSAGPNNRLNYHFNISDQKSGSTTTSANLTYKTSVSTLSSSYSQSKEYRQMGLGATGSLVAYRGGILAANQIGETFAIIDAPGTANASVNGDKSMVTNTSGKLLIPYLSPYRKNAIMLDTSEVPEGAAELIGNIRDVAPYSGAITHIGFKTDQRKTFIFYSAQADGKPLPFGTEIVDSEGNSLGYVGQGSMVFLRVEKLPPQIYVHIGQLGEKSCIINDPQPEMSSNANICR; encoded by the coding sequence ATGATAAGACAAAAAATTAGTCCGTTAGCTCTGATAATAAGTACCCTTCTGTATACAGATTGTTTATGCTATGCCACAACATTTAATACTGACTTTCTGGTTGGTGAATCGGCAAAAGCGGATTTATCCCGATTTTATTCCACTTCAGAGCTACCCGCTGGTCGTTATGGTATTGACATATATCTGAATAATGACTGGAAAGGAAGATTTGATATTAATATCCAGAACGATGGCAAAGATATTTACTTACTTAATGAAGATCTTCCCAGGTTAGGTATAAAAATTGATAAAAACCAATTACCAGAATCGAATTTATCCAAAGATGAAATTCTTCTTACTAAAATAATACATGAAGGAACCGCTAATCTCGATGTTCCTAAACTCAGCCTGCATCTGGTCGTCCCGCAGGCATATATCAAAAACGAGCTAAAAGGCTATATCGATCCTGCGTTCTGGGACAGAGGTATCCCCGGCGCTATGCTGTCCTACAATGCCAACTATTACCATACTCAGAATAGGAATAAACAAAACCGCGACCGTGAAGATGAAGATAATGCTTACGTGTCACTTAATAGCGGTTTGAATCTATTTGGCTGGCAATTACGTGATCAATCCTCTTATCACTATACGCGTTCAAATGGTGATAAATGGAGTAACAATACCCGTTATCTGCAACGAGGAATTTCATCAATTAATTCAGAATTTCGCATTGGTGACAGCTATACATCAAGCGATTTATTCGACTCTTTCCGCTTCCGAGGTATCAATTTGAAAACCGATATGCGCATGTACCCCGATGCCTGGCAAGGGTTTTCCCCTATCGTTCGGGGAGTTGCGCAGACTAATGCTCTGGTAAAAATCACCCAAAATAATGTTGTTATTTATCAAGGTAATGTACCACCCGGGCCGTTTGCTATTGATACTATTTTACCCACAGGTTCAGGTAGTGATTTGCTAGTTGCAGTGACGGAAGCAGACGGGCGTACTAACAGTTTTACCGTTCCCTTTTCATCCGTTCCTAATATGATGAAAGAAGGTCTTGGCAAATATGATATCAGTGCAGGTAAAACACATATTGCCAACAGTCGTTATAAACCAAACTTTTTTCAAGCCAGCTATCAATATGGTTTTAATAATGTCCTGACCGGTTATACAGGTACCATTATCAGTAAAGATTATTACTCACTACTGCTAGGTAGTGGCTTTAATCTACCCATTGGCGCTGTCTCAATTGACGTTTCACAGTCCAGCGCCAAATTTGATAATAGCCCAACCATGAAAGGGCAAAGCTACAAATTGGCTTATAGCCGTTATATCCCACAAACAAAAACAAATTTCTCGCTGGCGGCTTATCGTTATTCAACTAAAAATTATCTCACCCTAATCGATGCGATTGATCTGCATGACTGGATAAGCAATGGATATAACCAACAATATTATTCTCATCAAAAAAATACCTTTAATATCAATTTGAACCAGAATCTTGGTAGTCGTGCAGGTTCACTTTTTCTTTCGGGAACATTTCGTAATTACTGGGGAACCCAGAATAAAAGTAGAGAATATCAAATGGGGTATTCCAATAGTCTGGGGAAAATCAATTATTCCCTGACAGCAAGCCGTGTCCGATACAATATCAATGAAACAGAAAGTAAAGAGGAACAGCGCTATTATCTGATGCTGTCTGTTCCTTTTGAGTTGTTTGGCTACCCTGCCTATTTGACCAATAATGTCTCAATCAATGAAAGTCACTATGACAACAGTAACTTAGGATTAAGCGGCAGCGCAGGCCCAAACAACCGTTTGAATTACCACTTCAACATTTCAGATCAGAAAAGTGGTTCGACAACAACCAGTGCAAATTTGACCTACAAAACATCCGTTTCCACACTGAGTAGTTCTTATAGCCAATCCAAGGAGTACCGCCAAATGGGACTTGGCGCAACCGGCAGTTTAGTTGCTTATCGAGGCGGAATTCTGGCGGCTAATCAAATTGGGGAAACTTTCGCCATCATTGACGCACCGGGCACAGCAAACGCTTCTGTGAATGGTGATAAAAGCATGGTGACAAACACCAGCGGTAAGTTGCTGATACCTTATCTTTCTCCTTATCGTAAAAATGCCATCATGCTAGATACCAGTGAAGTGCCAGAAGGGGCCGCTGAACTTATCGGTAACATCAGAGATGTCGCGCCATATTCCGGCGCGATTACCCATATCGGATTTAAAACAGACCAGCGGAAGACTTTTATCTTCTACTCCGCTCAGGCTGATGGTAAACCTTTACCTTTCGGTACTGAAATTGTCGATTCAGAAGGTAACAGCTTAGGATACGTTGGTCAGGGTAGTATGGTTTTCCTACGAGTAGAAAAATTACCACCGCAAATTTATGTCCACATCGGTCAACTAGGTGAAAAGAGCTGCATAATAAATGATCCACAGCCTGAAATGAGCTCAAACGCCAATATTTGCCGTTAA